A window from Citrus sinensis cultivar Valencia sweet orange chromosome 3, DVS_A1.0, whole genome shotgun sequence encodes these proteins:
- the LOC127901440 gene encoding uncharacterized protein At5g01610-like, with protein sequence MEKFHEWQDDALRNGFIQALNNYLQKIHPGKHCNRLILAGVNGAIPGTVQCADCGRDMEMFFMYHCCPDGDSVAFALSWAVKRLVSEEKKEIKWKRLTKVGTFWVSKKAKEELSHITQDLSICSLSNTLEEKAKLIFSMLKGKPLKALPDLLRECNIPPGLFPRNITCYDFDESRSKLIVYLPSPCAVSFKDSSVVRYATRVKGTLSRGKLSGVEGMKIKVLVWVKVTGVAVESYKSDKLWFTAGVKVSRPKDAYEMLRDAIRVEQY encoded by the exons ATGGAAAAATTTCATGAATGGCAAGATGATGCTCTTCGAAACGGTTTTATTCAAGCACTCAACAATTATCTGCAAAAAATTCACCCTGGAAAGCATTGCAATCGTCTTATCCTTGCCGGCGTTAATGGGGCAATTCCAGGGACGGTGCAGTGCGCAGACTGTGGCCGCGACATGGAGATGTTCTTCATGTACCATTGCTGCCCCGA tgGGGACTCCGTGGCCTTTGCATTATCTTGGGCAGTTAAAAGA CTTGTGagtgaagagaaaaaagaaattaaatggaaaagaCTAACAAAAGTTGGTACCTTCTGGGTTTCCAAGAAAGCCAAAGAAGAACTCTCCCACATTACCCAAGACCTCTCTATATGT TCTTTATCAAACACTCTTGAGGAAAAGGCAAAATTGATATTCAGCATGCTCAAAG GTAAGCCACTTAAGGCATTGCCGGATCTTCTCCGCGAGTGCAATATTCCCCCCGGACTCTTTCCCCGGAACATAACATGTTATGACTTTGATGAATCGCGATCAAAGCTGATCGTATACTTGCCATCTCCATGTGCGGTGAGCTTCAAGGACTCATCTGTTGTAAGATACGCGACTCGCGTCAAAGGGACATTGTCAAGGGGAAAGCTGTCTGGAGTTGAAGGAATGAAGATTAAGGTGCTTGTTTGGGTTAAAGTCACAGGTGTGGCTGTTGAGAGTTACAAGTCTGATAAACTTTGGTTCACTGCTGGTGTGAAGGTATCACGGCCAAAAGATGCTTATGAAATGCTGAGAGATGCAATCAGAGTAGAACAATATTGA
- the LOC127901329 gene encoding uncharacterized protein LOC127901329 isoform X2, translating to MAVVDARFRYSSFYDQDVCSINFFTTRGSPREASSPEVPAHTDKSGYAGCFPGANPPTLKSDMKVRGTLATNVMAVRLPLNPSLPLFPRRYGALTAALWANAGSCVLRHGSGESVAVVPRFSGWGACLASCRRLGLLASRPRAGMALCLLQEIDLADDVLADEQDISAPIPPRTRLLRDIPVRRTLPSDICSPCLVSSTYFSQTAVIKDGQYFGGEKHKKRQGLRARRL from the exons ATGGCAGtcgttgatgcgagattccggtactcctcgttctacgaccaggatgtctgctcgatcaacttcttCACGACCAGGGGGTCTCCTCGCgaggcttcttctccagaggttcctgcgcacacagacaagtcagggtacgccggttgttttcccggcgcaaaccctccgacgctcaagtcagatatgaaggttcggggaacgcttgccacaaatGTTATGGCTGTTAg gcttccccTGAATCCCAGTCTTCCGCTTTTTCCGAGACGGTATGGGGCTctgactgctgcgttatgggcaaacgcgggatcttgcgtgttacgccacggttctggggaaagcgtggctgtcgtgcctagattctcgggctggggAGCCTGTCTTGCCAGCTGCCGTCGGttgggtctcctcgcctctcgacctcgagccggaatggccttatgcctcttacaggaaattgacctcgcggatgacgtgctcgcggatgagcaggatatttctgctcctATTCCCCCGCGCACCAGGCTTTTACGGGACAtaccggttcgcagaactctgccatcagatatctgctcaccatgcctggtctcgtcgacgtatttctcccaaacaGCAGTGATCAAGGATGGGCAATATTTTGGAGGGGAAAAACACAAGAAACGGCAAGGGCTAAGGGCACGGCGGCTATAG
- the LOC127901329 gene encoding protein SIEVE ELEMENT OCCLUSION B-like isoform X1 — MYKDLKESKECRIVWLPIVDGSIDRQQALDKFKNLQKRMPWYSIQDPAMIQPAVIKYVKEEWKYSKKAIIVSVDPQGRILNQNAFHTLWIWGISAFPFTAETEEALWKEKPWTLELLVGDIDATILEWMKEERFICLYGGNDEAWIRKFRNSAKDVASKAQINWGMAYVGKKNAKKRLEEISSSITKTESSHIVIDATKMWFFWARLERMLYWKLQHGMSVEKDNIMREMMTLLSFDGSR, encoded by the exons ATGTATAAAGACCTCAAAGAAAGCAAAGAGTGTAGAATTGTGTGGCTTCCAATTGTGGACGGATCAATTGATAGGCAACAAGCCTTGGACAAATTTAAGAATCTACAAAAAAGGATGCCATGGTACTCTATCCAAGATCCTGCGATGATTCAACCTGCAGTCATTAAGTACGTCAAAGAGGAATGGAAGTACTCAAAGAAGGCGATCATAGTGTCAGTGGATCCACAAGGGAGGATTTTGAACCAAAATGCTTTCCACACGTTGTGGATATGGGGAATTTCGGCCTTCCCTTTCACTGCTGAAACGGAAGAAGCACTTTGGAAGGAAAAGCCCTGGACACTTGAGCTACTTGTTGGTGACATTGATGCAACCATACTTGAATGG ATGAAAGAAGAGAGATTCATATGCTTGTACGGAGGTAACGATGAGGCGTGGATCAGAAAATTCAGAAACTCAGCAAAAGATGTAGCAAGTAAAGCTCAAATTAACTGGGGAATGGCTTATgttggaaagaaaaatgcaaagaaGCGACTGGAAGAAATCAGCAGCAGCATCACTAAGACGGAATCGAGTCATATCGTGATTGATGCCACAAAAATGTGGTTCTTTTGGGCACGATTGGAGAGAATGCTCTACTGGAAACTGCAACATGGCATGTCTGTAGAAAAAGACAACATAATGCGAGAGATGATGACACTACTTAGTTTTGATGGCAGtcgttga